In a genomic window of Shouchella clausii:
- a CDS encoding DinB family protein, protein MVDAKTVLLDQLLANTNAPSWYIPFQEAVKGITEIEAFWKPDKSSHSIAEIVQHLIYWNQTWQTRYEKADASRVPGIEKNADSFLVPKDKNFQTLQTELLGILLRWQDLITEKQLSEKVKGYPVEAEWWGLIANTTTHNAYHIGQIAFLRKMDKPVI, encoded by the coding sequence ATGGTTGATGCTAAAACAGTATTATTAGACCAATTATTAGCAAATACAAATGCCCCCAGCTGGTATATCCCTTTCCAAGAAGCTGTCAAAGGGATCACGGAAATAGAGGCGTTTTGGAAACCTGACAAATCGAGTCATAGCATTGCCGAGATTGTCCAACATTTAATCTACTGGAATCAAACATGGCAGACACGCTATGAAAAAGCGGACGCAAGTAGAGTACCTGGCATTGAAAAGAATGCGGATAGCTTTCTTGTCCCCAAAGATAAAAACTTCCAAACTTTGCAAACGGAGCTGCTGGGCATTTTGTTGCGTTGGCAGGACTTAATTACAGAAAAGCAATTGTCAGAGAAGGTAAAAGGCTATCCGGTAGAGGCCGAATGGTGGGGGTTAATTGCAAATACAACAACGCATAATGCCTACCATATCGGGCAAATTGCGTTTTTACGGAAAATGGATAAGCCCGTGATTTAG
- a CDS encoding ABC transporter permease, whose amino-acid sequence MNEATEGNKQEQSMQLADAIAKSRRPPRPNPLAASMTFATRALLRIKHIPEQMFDVTVFPVIFLLMFTYLFGGAISGSTNEYLQFLLPGILVMTVAQITMYTGLDLNNDIRKGIFDRFRTLPIWLPSALIGSLLVDTVRYTMASVIMIVLGLILGFRPEGGALGVIAAVALILLFCFSLSWIWTTLGLIMRSDKSLMMVSMMVLFPLTFVSNVFVDPGTLPSWLQVFVDINPISLLVDAVRGFMHGTATGEQVGWVVAVSFLIAAVFAPLTMYLYRNKK is encoded by the coding sequence ATGAACGAGGCAACGGAAGGAAATAAACAAGAACAAAGCATGCAATTAGCGGATGCGATTGCCAAAAGCAGGCGCCCGCCTCGCCCGAATCCACTCGCTGCGTCAATGACATTCGCGACTAGGGCGCTGCTGCGGATTAAGCACATTCCTGAACAAATGTTTGATGTGACAGTCTTTCCGGTTATTTTCCTGTTGATGTTCACTTATTTATTTGGCGGTGCGATTTCTGGCTCCACAAATGAATACTTGCAATTCCTCCTGCCAGGGATTCTTGTCATGACCGTCGCGCAAATTACAATGTATACTGGACTTGATTTAAACAACGATATTCGAAAAGGCATCTTCGACCGTTTCCGAACGTTGCCAATCTGGCTGCCTTCGGCTTTGATCGGCTCGTTGCTGGTAGATACAGTCCGCTATACAATGGCATCTGTGATCATGATTGTACTTGGCCTTATTCTTGGATTTCGTCCAGAAGGGGGAGCGCTTGGCGTCATTGCCGCCGTTGCGCTGATCTTGCTTTTCTGCTTCAGCTTATCGTGGATTTGGACGACGCTTGGCCTTATTATGCGTTCTGATAAATCGCTCATGATGGTCAGCATGATGGTGCTGTTTCCGCTCACTTTTGTTAGCAATGTCTTCGTCGATCCAGGAACGTTGCCATCGTGGCTCCAAGTTTTTGTCGACATCAATCCAATCTCCTTATTAGTCGATGCCGTTCGTGGCTTCATGCATGGAACGGCGACGGGTGAACAGGTAGGCTGGGTAGTAGCTGTATCGTTTTTAATTGCAGCTGTTTTTGCTCCGCTTACGATGTATTTGTACCGAAATAAGAAGTAA
- a CDS encoding ATP-binding cassette domain-containing protein — MTEEKAIEAKGLVKVFGKHRAVDGVDLSVVKGTVYGFLGPNGAGKTTTIRMLATLLKPDGGEAKIFGHDLAKDTDAVRSRISLTGQYASIDEDLTGIENLTMIARLMGYKRKQARRRGEELLHAFGLEEAAKRQVKNYSGGMRRRIDIAASIVVTPELLFLDEPTTGLDPRSRNQVWDIVRTLVDAGTTVLLTTQYLEEADQLADRIAVINHGKIIAEGTSSELKASVGTNTLHLTLQQASDRERAMQLLAEDQNTMVHPGKDPTSLTAQTGNPDVAAAAVGKLASANIAVRTFSLGQPSLDEVFLTLTGEMVQTPEEEKEGSE; from the coding sequence ATGACAGAAGAAAAGGCGATCGAGGCGAAAGGCCTCGTGAAAGTGTTTGGCAAGCATCGGGCTGTTGATGGCGTCGATTTGTCTGTCGTAAAAGGAACGGTCTATGGCTTTCTTGGGCCAAACGGGGCGGGAAAGACGACGACAATCCGCATGCTTGCGACTCTTTTAAAACCAGATGGTGGTGAGGCGAAGATCTTTGGCCATGACCTCGCCAAAGACACAGATGCAGTCAGAAGCCGGATCAGTTTAACAGGACAATATGCTTCCATCGATGAAGATTTAACTGGCATTGAAAATTTGACGATGATTGCCCGACTTATGGGATATAAGCGGAAACAAGCAAGACGGCGAGGGGAAGAATTGCTCCATGCATTTGGATTAGAGGAAGCCGCAAAAAGGCAAGTGAAAAATTACTCGGGCGGGATGCGTCGCCGCATAGACATTGCCGCTAGCATTGTTGTTACGCCTGAACTGCTGTTTCTTGATGAACCAACCACAGGGCTTGATCCCCGGAGCCGCAACCAAGTGTGGGATATTGTCCGTACATTGGTCGATGCTGGTACGACAGTGCTCCTTACAACGCAATATTTGGAGGAAGCTGACCAGCTGGCGGACCGGATTGCCGTTATCAACCATGGCAAGATTATTGCTGAAGGCACAAGCAGTGAGTTGAAAGCATCGGTTGGCACGAATACACTCCACTTGACGCTGCAACAAGCAAGCGATCGGGAAAGGGCGATGCAATTGCTGGCGGAAGATCAGAACACCATGGTGCATCCTGGAAAAGACCCGACGTCGCTTACCGCGCAAACGGGTAATCCAGATGTGGCGGCAGCTGCTGTAGGAAAATTAGCGAGCGCAAACATAGCTGTCCGTACATTTTCCCTTGGACAGCCGAGTCTAGATGAGGTCTTTTTGACGCTGACTGGTGAAATGGTGCAAACCCCAGAGGAAGAAAAGGAGGGGAGCGAATGA